The proteins below are encoded in one region of Deferribacter autotrophicus:
- the rplS gene encoding 50S ribosomal protein L19 → MKNKLIEAVEQEYTERQLPEFRPGDTVRVYFRIVEGNRERVQPFEGVVIRIHRNGVSSTFTVRKVTGNVGVERTFPYYSPRIEKLEVIRKGRVRRAKLYYLRALRGKAARIKERR, encoded by the coding sequence ATGAAAAATAAGCTTATAGAAGCTGTTGAGCAAGAATATACTGAAAGGCAGCTTCCAGAGTTTAGGCCTGGTGATACTGTAAGGGTATATTTCAGAATCGTAGAAGGGAACAGAGAAAGGGTTCAACCTTTTGAAGGCGTTGTAATTCGCATTCACAGAAATGGTGTATCAAGCACTTTTACTGTAAGAAAAGTTACAGGTAATGTTGGTGTTGAAAGAACTTTCCCTTACTATTCTCCGAGAATTGAAAAGTTGGAAGTAATTAGAAAAGGTAGAGTAAGAAGGGCTAAACTTTACTACTTAAGAGCCCTTAGAGGTAAAGCTGCAAGA